A single window of uncultured Pseudodesulfovibrio sp. DNA harbors:
- a CDS encoding TusE/DsrC/DsvC family sulfur relay protein, with product MAVVEFEGASFEVDEDGFLQKFEDWTPQWVDYVKESEGIKEITEDHQKVIDFLQDYYKKNGIAPMVRILSKVTGFKLKQIYELFPSGPGKGACKMAGLPKPTGCV from the coding sequence ATGGCTGTAGTTGAATTTGAAGGTGCTTCTTTTGAAGTTGATGAAGACGGTTTCCTGCAGAAATTTGAAGACTGGACCCCGCAGTGGGTTGACTACGTAAAAGAGTCTGAAGGTATCAAGGAAATCACCGAAGATCACCAGAAAGTCATCGATTTCCTGCAGGACTACTACAAGAAGAACGGCATCGCACCGATGGTCCGTATTCTTTCCAAGGTCACTGGCTTCAAACTGAAGCAGATCTACGAACTGTTCCCGTCCGGACCTGGTAAGGGAGCCTGTAAGATGGCTGGCCTGCCCAAGCCCACCGGCTGCGTTTAG
- a CDS encoding DUF1385 domain-containing protein: protein MAAPQAVGGQAVIEGVMMRAKDKLAIAIRKSDGEIVTDVRPWFTMVKHPLLKKPFLRGFPVLMETMVNGIKALNYSAMQAADDEEEGGELTSWHLVMTMVIALGAALGLFVVLPHFLSVGMEYLGWAGDVDSLSFHAWDGFIKMLVFVGYIVSISLIPDIRRVFEYHGAEHKVIWTWEDGKKLTPDSTRFYSRLHPRCGTAFLLFVLVVSILLYAVLVPYLLTFYSPENFMVKHLYIVGMKLFLMVPVSCVAYEMIKFAGKYSKNALCKIMCWPGLMMQLLTTKEPDDSQIEVAIAALQCAVNPEEC, encoded by the coding sequence ATGGCCGCTCCTCAGGCCGTCGGTGGTCAGGCCGTTATTGAAGGCGTCATGATGCGCGCCAAAGATAAGCTGGCTATTGCCATTCGTAAATCAGATGGAGAAATCGTCACAGATGTCAGGCCGTGGTTTACCATGGTGAAGCATCCCTTGCTCAAGAAGCCTTTTCTTCGTGGTTTTCCGGTTCTTATGGAAACTATGGTTAATGGGATCAAGGCACTTAATTATTCTGCTATGCAGGCCGCAGACGACGAGGAAGAGGGTGGAGAATTAACATCATGGCACCTCGTCATGACGATGGTTATTGCCCTCGGAGCTGCACTTGGTCTGTTTGTGGTTTTGCCCCACTTTTTGTCCGTAGGTATGGAATATCTCGGTTGGGCAGGCGATGTTGATTCTTTGAGTTTTCATGCATGGGATGGTTTCATCAAAATGCTCGTTTTTGTGGGGTATATCGTTTCCATATCCCTCATCCCTGACATTCGTCGCGTTTTTGAATATCATGGCGCGGAGCATAAGGTTATTTGGACTTGGGAAGATGGTAAAAAGCTTACCCCTGATTCCACACGTTTTTATAGTCGGTTGCATCCCCGTTGTGGAACCGCTTTCTTACTTTTTGTCTTGGTTGTTTCCATCTTGTTGTATGCAGTTCTAGTTCCGTACCTGCTTACCTTTTATTCCCCAGAAAATTTTATGGTTAAGCATTTGTATATTGTAGGCATGAAGCTTTTTCTCATGGTTCCGGTTAGTTGCGTTGCCTATGAAATGATTAAGTTTGCCGGTAAGTATAGCAAGAATGCGTTATGCAAAATTATGTGCTGGCCTGGGCTCATGATGCAGTTGTTGACGACCAAGGAACCAGACGACAGTCAGATCGAAGTTGCCATAGCCGCTTTGCAATGCGCTGTTAATCCCGAGGAGTGCTAA
- a CDS encoding MinD/ParA family protein has product MSSNLPLVFSVTSGKGGVGKTNMSVNLAYSLSAAGKNVVLLDADLGLANVDVILGLAPEHNLFHLFHEDMNLETILFETPYGFRILPASSGVSDMVSLDMGQKLDLLDAMDTLEDNVDYLIVDTGAGINDNVLYFNLAVQERLLVITPEPTSLTDAYALIKVLKLHHGVEKFRVVVNMVQNKKTAHDVYLKLLAACDHFLDGISLDLVGFIPYDQNVRNSVIAQTPFCHKFPKTPASVAVKQTAQKINAWKVTPNTDGNIKFFWKKLLFQERSVA; this is encoded by the coding sequence ATGAGTTCAAATTTACCTCTGGTTTTCTCAGTTACCTCCGGCAAGGGCGGCGTTGGCAAAACAAACATGTCTGTCAACCTTGCCTATTCGCTGAGTGCGGCCGGTAAAAATGTTGTACTTCTTGATGCAGACCTCGGTCTGGCAAATGTGGATGTCATATTGGGCCTCGCGCCAGAGCACAATCTCTTTCATCTGTTTCACGAAGACATGAATCTCGAAACAATCCTATTCGAGACTCCTTACGGATTTCGCATTCTCCCGGCATCTTCCGGTGTCAGTGACATGGTTAGCCTCGACATGGGTCAAAAGCTTGACTTGCTGGATGCCATGGACACGCTTGAAGATAATGTCGATTACCTCATTGTCGACACAGGTGCAGGCATCAACGACAATGTTCTGTACTTCAATCTGGCCGTGCAGGAACGCCTGTTAGTCATCACGCCGGAACCAACTTCGCTGACAGATGCATACGCACTTATCAAAGTTCTCAAGCTTCACCATGGAGTGGAAAAATTTCGTGTAGTAGTCAACATGGTCCAAAACAAAAAAACAGCACACGACGTCTATCTCAAACTTTTGGCAGCCTGTGACCACTTCCTTGACGGGATATCTCTGGATTTAGTCGGTTTCATCCCCTATGATCAAAATGTTCGCAATTCGGTTATTGCTCAAACACCGTTTTGCCATAAATTTCCAAAAACTCCGGCTAGTGTCGCCGTAAAACAAACGGCACAGAAGATTAACGCTTGGAAGGTTACACCTAACACAGATGGCAATATTAAATTCTTCTGGAAAAAACTCCTCTTCCAGGAACGATCCGTGGCTTGA
- a CDS encoding flagellar biosynthesis protein FlhF, producing MKTFKAANSTAAFAKVKADLGEDAVILSNKTITDNGCKCCEIVAAVEHSPVAPKRQATRDRVVDDALQDTVGWQREWSQIKGQIMALMKPQIDLNSLSPKQKMAMEYLEREDVNEKVLARIYCNLRDNPTRSIMTALDPLLKATPFEPINWANKFQAFTGPGGAGKTTSLVRLALKIKKENPNTRICLATADGGRGKGRLVLKHYAELSGLAFREIITRDDFALLQKESGQFDMILVDLPGLPGKTTLEEWVHLYGMQNCPDMSIHLVLNPYYSTAQFERFVEKYKSEQLASVIWTKLDEACTFGSILNMACASGLPVSALSYGAGLRNSIKAASEEMVWRLLFMRTMPNGDIQP from the coding sequence ATGAAAACATTCAAAGCCGCCAATTCAACTGCTGCATTCGCCAAGGTTAAAGCCGACCTAGGAGAAGATGCAGTCATCCTTTCCAACAAGACTATTACGGATAATGGATGCAAATGCTGCGAAATCGTCGCTGCGGTTGAACACTCCCCGGTGGCTCCGAAAAGACAGGCCACCAGAGATCGCGTCGTTGATGACGCTTTGCAGGACACTGTCGGCTGGCAGCGAGAATGGAGTCAGATCAAAGGCCAGATTATGGCCTTGATGAAGCCTCAAATAGATTTGAATAGTCTTTCTCCAAAGCAAAAAATGGCTATGGAATATCTTGAACGAGAAGATGTTAATGAGAAGGTTCTGGCCCGAATTTACTGTAACCTCCGGGACAACCCCACCCGATCCATAATGACGGCTTTGGATCCATTGCTCAAAGCAACGCCTTTTGAACCGATAAATTGGGCTAACAAATTTCAAGCGTTCACCGGTCCCGGCGGCGCAGGTAAAACAACCAGCCTTGTCCGCTTGGCACTCAAAATAAAAAAAGAAAACCCCAATACTCGTATATGTCTGGCAACCGCTGACGGTGGACGAGGTAAAGGACGGCTTGTCCTTAAACATTACGCAGAACTAAGTGGTCTCGCTTTTCGAGAAATTATTACTCGTGACGACTTCGCCCTTTTACAAAAGGAATCCGGGCAGTTTGACATGATACTTGTCGACCTTCCAGGCCTTCCGGGTAAGACAACACTTGAAGAATGGGTTCATCTTTATGGCATGCAGAACTGCCCAGATATGTCTATACATCTTGTCTTGAATCCTTATTACAGCACTGCTCAATTTGAACGCTTCGTTGAAAAATATAAAAGTGAACAACTTGCAAGCGTTATCTGGACGAAACTCGATGAAGCCTGTACATTCGGATCAATACTGAACATGGCGTGCGCCAGCGGGCTACCGGTTTCCGCACTTTCGTACGGTGCCGGCCTGAGAAACAGCATCAAAGCTGCTTCGGAAGAAATGGTATGGCGGCTTTTGTTCATGCGCACCATGCCCAACGGCGACATTCAACCTTAA
- the prfA gene encoding peptide chain release factor 1 — MFGKLEEIEVKYEELEQELAQPDIFNDQERYKKVSKAHADLGDMVTVFRKYKEFSQELTDNQELLHDSDPDIQEMAKAEIAEIEGELPKLEAQLKVLLLPKDPMDEKNIILEIRAGTGGDEAALFAANLYRMYSRYAEDNRWKVEEMSSNSTGSGGLKEVIASISGEKVYSKLKYESGTHRVQRVPATESQGRIHTSAVTVAIMAEAEEVDVNIRNEDLRVDVFRASGPGGQSVNTTDSAIRITHVPTGLVVICQDEKSQHKNKAKAMKVLRSRLLQLEQEKAKAEEDATRRSQVGSGDRSERIRTYNYPQGRVSDHRINLTLHKLPQIMEGELQELTEALISHYQAEAMKRQGD, encoded by the coding sequence ATGTTCGGCAAGCTTGAAGAGATTGAAGTTAAATACGAAGAATTGGAACAGGAGCTTGCCCAACCTGATATTTTTAATGATCAGGAACGGTATAAAAAGGTTTCCAAAGCACATGCAGACCTTGGTGATATGGTCACAGTCTTTCGCAAGTACAAAGAATTTTCTCAGGAATTGACTGACAATCAGGAGCTTTTGCACGACTCGGATCCCGACATTCAGGAGATGGCTAAGGCCGAGATTGCTGAAATTGAAGGGGAACTTCCTAAGCTTGAAGCGCAACTTAAAGTACTTCTTTTGCCAAAAGATCCCATGGATGAGAAGAATATCATTCTTGAAATTCGAGCAGGTACCGGTGGCGATGAAGCCGCGCTTTTTGCTGCCAATCTTTATCGTATGTATTCTCGCTACGCTGAGGATAACAGATGGAAAGTAGAGGAGATGAGCTCCAACTCCACAGGTTCCGGTGGACTTAAGGAGGTCATTGCTTCTATTTCTGGTGAAAAGGTATACAGTAAGCTCAAGTATGAGTCTGGCACTCATCGTGTACAGCGTGTACCGGCAACTGAGTCTCAGGGACGTATTCATACTTCCGCAGTGACCGTGGCTATCATGGCTGAGGCCGAGGAAGTAGATGTAAATATCCGTAATGAGGACTTGCGTGTTGACGTGTTTCGGGCTTCAGGTCCAGGTGGACAGTCGGTCAACACTACCGATTCCGCTATTCGCATTACACATGTACCGACCGGATTGGTCGTTATTTGTCAGGATGAGAAGTCTCAGCATAAGAATAAGGCCAAGGCCATGAAAGTCCTGCGTTCTCGACTTTTACAGTTGGAGCAGGAAAAGGCCAAAGCCGAAGAAGATGCAACACGTCGCAGTCAAGTTGGTTCTGGTGACCGTTCCGAGCGTATTCGTACGTATAATTATCCGCAGGGACGAGTGTCTGATCATCGTATCAACTTGACGTTGCATAAGTTGCCGCAAATCATGGAAGGTGAACTTCAGGAGTTGACCGAGGCCTTGATCAGCCATTACCAGGCTGAGGCGATGAAACGTCAAGGCGATTAA
- the rpmE gene encoding 50S ribosomal protein L31 encodes MKNDIHPKTYKAKIRCHCGYESELLTTKGEELEVEICSNCHPFYTGKQRFVDTAGRIDRFRKKYGDLNSLAQKK; translated from the coding sequence ATGAAGAACGATATTCATCCCAAGACCTACAAGGCAAAAATTCGTTGCCACTGCGGGTACGAGTCTGAATTGTTGACCACAAAGGGCGAAGAGCTGGAAGTAGAAATCTGCTCCAATTGCCATCCTTTTTACACAGGCAAGCAGCGTTTTGTTGACACCGCAGGCCGTATTGATCGTTTCCGTAAGAAGTACGGCGATCTGAATTCCCTCGCTCAGAAAAAGTAG
- the prmC gene encoding peptide chain release factor N(5)-glutamine methyltransferase encodes MSPAILSILNECETRLNEVDSPRLSAELLIAHVLDCSRLSLIIDQERVVTDEEFVEIYALVERRAAGEPVAYILGEKEFYGLDFFVTPDVLIPRPETEHIVEEVESLYQKDACFSYADLGTGSGILAVTIASFFLKSECVAIDLSPAALAVAKRNAIQHGVEKRIRFRHADFTQDNLGEEFFDLIVSNPPYVTLAEFDKASHEVTRFEPTMALVSGSDGLNHVRKMLPGMLAALKSGGHFLMEIGCGQGDSVKKIILNLFPQFGQVKVVKDLAGHDRIVSAQKL; translated from the coding sequence TTGTCTCCCGCAATTTTATCTATTCTTAATGAGTGCGAAACTCGTTTGAACGAGGTTGATTCACCTCGTTTGAGTGCTGAGCTACTTATAGCACATGTCCTCGATTGTTCACGTCTATCGTTGATTATTGATCAAGAGCGAGTCGTGACCGATGAAGAGTTCGTAGAGATTTATGCACTTGTTGAAAGGCGGGCTGCAGGCGAGCCTGTTGCTTATATTCTGGGTGAAAAAGAATTTTACGGTTTGGACTTTTTTGTCACGCCGGATGTCTTGATACCGCGGCCTGAAACTGAGCATATAGTTGAGGAGGTTGAATCCCTCTATCAGAAAGACGCTTGTTTTAGTTATGCTGATCTCGGAACTGGTTCAGGAATTCTTGCTGTAACCATTGCTTCTTTTTTCCTAAAATCTGAATGTGTGGCCATCGACCTTAGTCCCGCGGCATTGGCAGTTGCTAAGAGGAATGCCATTCAACATGGCGTTGAAAAACGTATCCGTTTTCGTCATGCTGATTTTACTCAGGATAACCTCGGTGAAGAGTTTTTCGATCTTATTGTCTCCAATCCTCCTTATGTGACACTGGCTGAATTCGATAAGGCAAGTCACGAGGTCACTCGTTTTGAGCCAACCATGGCTTTGGTCAGTGGTAGTGATGGTCTCAACCATGTCAGAAAAATGCTTCCGGGAATGCTTGCAGCATTGAAGAGCGGTGGGCATTTTCTTATGGAGATTGGTTGTGGGCAAGGGGATAGCGTGAAAAAAATAATACTCAATCTCTTTCCGCAATTTGGGCAGGTTAAGGTGGTCAAAGACCTTGCTGGACATGATCGTATTGTCAGTGCTCAAAAATTATAA
- the flhA gene encoding flagellar biosynthesis protein FlhA produces MAQPSNKSAIPKIDYSKFSKQGDLLLAGGVVTILFVMLIPLPTPFIDFMLTVSISLGLVILVTSMFMTSPLEFSIFPSLLLVTTLLRLALNVATTRAILLHGDEGTSAAGSVIQSFGEFVVGGNYVIGIVIFMILFILNKTVIVTGTTRIAEVAARFTLDAMPGKQMAVEADLNAGLIDEEEATERRDHMRREADFYGAMDGAGKFVSGDVKAGLMITVINIIGGFLIGVIQKDMPWMDAAQTYTLLTIGDGLVATIPSLIISTSAGIIVSRAAAEAKMGEEFIGQLSFHHRALKLVSGILVIFGIVPGMPTIPFLTLAIITYTIGHLSAKQQSEIIGETEDLTPKDMPTLDTPEEVQALLPLDQLELEVGYGLIPLVDEEQNGNLLSRIRSIRRQFALDMGVVVPSLHLRDNLQLKPGEYRVLIKGNPVASAELLIDHYLAMDPGDAKQRIEGVETVEPAFNLPAVWIPEAQKEEAMLAGYTVVDPSTVIATHLTEVFRRNLHEFLGRQETQELLDNLSKRAPKAVESLVPAVLSIGGVQKVLQALVQENVSIRDLLTIVETLADYGAATQDPVQLTEYVRAKMGRTIVKPYMGEEGVLPIITMSPQIDEILSNAMRPAEQGGYLALEPGVAQQLIQSINQSTEDAMVADGQPILLVTPQLRAQLAQLLTRFIPTLPVISQAEIPADVKIQSAATVEI; encoded by the coding sequence ATGGCTCAGCCTTCCAATAAATCAGCGATTCCCAAAATCGACTATTCGAAATTCTCAAAACAAGGTGATTTACTTCTGGCCGGCGGTGTTGTGACCATCCTCTTTGTGATGCTCATTCCCTTACCTACCCCGTTCATTGATTTCATGCTCACAGTGTCCATTTCACTGGGGTTGGTCATCTTGGTTACATCCATGTTCATGACGTCTCCACTTGAATTTTCCATATTTCCTTCCCTACTTCTGGTAACGACTTTGCTCAGATTAGCACTCAACGTTGCCACGACTCGTGCCATTCTTCTACACGGAGATGAAGGTACATCAGCCGCTGGATCAGTTATCCAAAGTTTTGGCGAATTCGTTGTCGGAGGTAACTATGTTATCGGAATCGTCATTTTTATGATCCTGTTCATCTTGAACAAGACAGTCATTGTCACCGGTACTACCCGTATTGCCGAAGTGGCTGCTCGTTTTACCCTTGATGCTATGCCCGGTAAACAAATGGCTGTTGAGGCTGACTTGAACGCCGGTCTTATTGATGAAGAAGAAGCCACTGAACGACGGGATCACATGCGCCGCGAAGCTGATTTCTACGGCGCCATGGATGGTGCGGGAAAATTCGTTTCTGGAGATGTTAAGGCAGGACTTATGATTACTGTCATCAATATCATCGGCGGCTTTCTCATCGGAGTTATTCAGAAAGACATGCCATGGATGGACGCAGCCCAAACATATACCCTCCTGACAATTGGTGATGGCCTTGTTGCCACGATTCCTTCCCTGATTATTTCCACCTCAGCGGGTATCATTGTCTCACGCGCAGCAGCAGAAGCCAAAATGGGTGAAGAATTCATCGGCCAGTTGTCTTTCCATCATCGCGCACTCAAACTGGTGTCCGGCATTTTGGTTATATTCGGCATCGTCCCTGGTATGCCCACGATTCCTTTCCTGACTCTGGCGATCATCACCTATACCATCGGACATCTTTCCGCCAAACAACAAAGCGAAATCATCGGTGAAACGGAAGACCTCACACCGAAAGATATGCCCACACTTGATACACCAGAAGAAGTTCAAGCGCTCCTCCCCCTCGACCAATTGGAACTGGAAGTTGGTTACGGACTCATTCCTTTGGTGGACGAAGAACAAAATGGCAATCTACTTTCACGCATCCGCTCGATCCGTCGGCAATTCGCTCTAGATATGGGAGTGGTTGTTCCCTCCTTGCACTTGCGAGATAATTTACAACTCAAACCCGGTGAATATCGTGTGCTTATCAAAGGTAACCCCGTGGCCAGCGCCGAGCTGCTCATAGACCATTACCTTGCCATGGACCCGGGTGATGCCAAACAGCGTATCGAAGGTGTCGAAACCGTCGAGCCCGCCTTCAATCTTCCGGCAGTCTGGATTCCAGAAGCCCAGAAGGAAGAAGCCATGCTTGCAGGGTACACCGTGGTCGATCCGTCTACAGTCATCGCTACACATTTAACTGAAGTTTTCAGACGCAACCTGCATGAATTCCTTGGTCGTCAGGAAACACAAGAACTCTTAGACAACCTTTCAAAGCGCGCCCCCAAGGCCGTGGAAAGTCTGGTGCCTGCCGTACTCAGTATCGGTGGCGTCCAAAAAGTCCTTCAAGCCCTCGTCCAGGAAAACGTTTCAATTCGCGATCTTCTCACTATCGTGGAAACTCTTGCCGACTATGGTGCAGCGACACAGGATCCTGTTCAGTTAACCGAATATGTTCGTGCGAAAATGGGACGCACCATCGTCAAGCCTTATATGGGTGAAGAAGGAGTTCTACCTATCATCACCATGAGTCCACAGATTGATGAAATCTTAAGCAACGCAATGCGCCCAGCCGAACAAGGCGGCTATCTGGCCCTAGAGCCGGGCGTAGCTCAACAACTCATTCAGTCAATCAACCAATCAACGGAAGACGCCATGGTTGCCGATGGCCAGCCTATCCTGCTGGTTACTCCACAACTCAGAGCGCAACTCGCCCAATTGTTGACCAGATTCATACCGACCCTACCTGTCATATCTCAGGCCGAAATTCCCGCAGATGTCAAAATTCAGTCAGCCGCAACCGTTGAAATCTAG
- a CDS encoding FliA/WhiG family RNA polymerase sigma factor, with the protein MAILNSSGKNSSSRNDPWLDLEKGVKAWDDFSPRDRENIVRFYAPKIRILALRLKAKLPQSVELNELISAGSLGLLDALGKFNPTLGIKFDTYSENRIKGAMLDELRRMDWFSRGLRQKVKVLEDATRQIEHETGAPATAEQLQDHTGMSEKEVRQGLEALHNQVCLSLDSFQENLIGQKNMTDDEPFQSAAFQEIVDKVANLIEELTPREKLVISLYYGEELNMKETAEVMDITEGRVSQLHSQALKKLRKTFRARYECE; encoded by the coding sequence ATGGCAATATTAAATTCTTCTGGAAAAAACTCCTCTTCCAGGAACGATCCGTGGCTTGATCTGGAAAAGGGCGTCAAAGCTTGGGACGATTTTTCCCCGAGAGATCGGGAAAACATCGTTCGCTTTTACGCGCCCAAAATCCGAATTCTTGCCTTACGGCTCAAAGCCAAACTGCCACAAAGCGTTGAACTTAACGAACTTATCAGCGCAGGAAGTCTTGGCCTGCTCGACGCTCTAGGTAAATTCAATCCCACTCTTGGCATCAAATTCGACACCTATTCAGAAAATCGAATCAAGGGAGCCATGCTTGATGAACTCAGAAGAATGGACTGGTTTTCCAGAGGGTTACGTCAAAAAGTCAAAGTACTGGAAGACGCTACACGACAGATTGAACATGAAACAGGTGCTCCTGCAACAGCTGAACAATTGCAAGACCATACTGGCATGTCTGAAAAAGAAGTCCGTCAAGGACTTGAGGCTCTTCATAACCAAGTATGCCTAAGCCTCGACTCTTTTCAGGAAAATCTCATCGGTCAAAAAAATATGACTGACGACGAACCGTTTCAGTCAGCCGCATTTCAGGAGATTGTTGACAAAGTAGCCAATCTCATTGAAGAATTGACGCCGCGAGAAAAATTGGTCATATCTTTATATTATGGTGAGGAGTTGAACATGAAAGAAACTGCCGAAGTTATGGATATAACCGAAGGTCGCGTCTCTCAACTTCACTCCCAAGCATTAAAAAAATTGAGAAAAACGTTCCGAGCTCGCTATGAATGCGAGTAG
- a CDS encoding chemotaxis response regulator CheY has product MGYDTNMRVLVVDDFSTMRKIIKNILRQIGFTNIVEADDGSTAWEVLNKDNIDFIVSDWNMPTMSGIELLRKVRASEEYADIPFLMVTAEAQQENIIEAVQAKVSNYIVKPFTPETLGQKIDKIFA; this is encoded by the coding sequence ATGGGTTACGATACCAACATGCGCGTTCTTGTGGTCGATGATTTCTCCACCATGCGAAAAATCATTAAGAATATTTTGCGTCAAATCGGCTTTACCAACATTGTCGAAGCTGATGACGGCTCAACCGCATGGGAAGTTCTCAATAAAGATAACATCGACTTTATCGTTTCTGACTGGAACATGCCGACTATGTCCGGCATTGAACTGTTGCGTAAAGTTCGTGCGAGTGAAGAATATGCCGATATCCCCTTCTTGATGGTTACCGCTGAAGCACAGCAGGAAAACATCATTGAAGCGGTTCAAGCCAAGGTGTCCAATTATATCGTCAAGCCGTTCACTCCTGAAACCTTGGGCCAGAAGATCGACAAAATCTTCGCCTAA
- a CDS encoding flagellar basal body-associated FliL family protein, which yields MVLLVPDDTEDVTNVTSTDDLSEQPKAQLDDSEASRATQKVDLDLDDAPFLEDEEEEEEITDVEEETPLLQEDDSEPKPGLAALLKNKLFLISFGVILILVVVIIILLLREPDAPPPPPPTPIEEILPEETPVAVETPQILIRLDPFLIEQKDEEGNIRFLEIRVLVSTEDEGLSMQFKQETYAVRNALFYYLKNKDLQFLSDKNNSDKLKSELLAIINQYMGFGQFETLMFEQYLVR from the coding sequence ATGGTCTTGCTTGTTCCCGATGACACTGAAGATGTAACCAATGTTACTTCGACAGACGATCTTTCTGAGCAGCCGAAAGCGCAGCTTGATGATAGCGAGGCAAGCAGGGCCACGCAAAAAGTCGACCTTGACCTCGACGACGCTCCTTTTTTGGAAGACGAAGAAGAGGAAGAAGAAATAACGGATGTAGAGGAGGAAACTCCTCTACTTCAGGAAGATGACAGCGAACCAAAACCAGGACTTGCTGCTCTCTTAAAAAACAAACTGTTTCTCATCAGTTTTGGCGTCATTCTTATTCTTGTTGTCGTCATCATTATACTTCTCCTACGCGAACCAGACGCTCCCCCTCCCCCGCCTCCAACTCCAATTGAAGAAATTCTACCAGAAGAAACACCTGTAGCCGTTGAAACACCGCAGATACTCATTCGGCTTGATCCTTTTCTCATCGAACAAAAAGATGAAGAAGGAAATATCAGATTTCTTGAAATACGTGTTTTGGTTTCTACCGAAGACGAAGGACTCTCCATGCAGTTCAAGCAGGAGACCTATGCCGTTAGAAACGCGTTGTTTTACTACCTGAAGAATAAGGATTTACAATTTTTATCCGATAAGAATAATAGTGATAAACTCAAAAGTGAATTATTGGCAATTATCAATCAATACATGGGATTTGGTCAGTTTGAGACACTGATGTTCGAACAATATCTTGTGAGGTAA
- the lpxC gene encoding UDP-3-O-acyl-N-acetylglucosamine deacetylase, with the protein MSQTTIHKSVRCTGIGLHSGKQVELVLRPAAEDTGILFALRNGSGSTFLTPAPSLVVETSLATVLGDGRETVATVEHLMAAINGMGIDNIQIEVSGRELPIMDGSAASFVYLLKQAGIRTLSKARKVMAIKKNIEFEQDGKYIKARPYDGFRIDYIIDFAHPLIGRQQMELEITPDTFAKEVAKARTFGFLKEVDYLHANGLALGGSLDNAVVLDEYGILNAEGLRFKDEFVRHKVLDFVGDMAIFGAPIRGHFEVFASGHALNNSFLRHLDENRDLYLEEKVLTQPRVAEEVFGGDILEPATAVA; encoded by the coding sequence ATGTCTCAGACTACTATACATAAATCGGTCCGTTGTACGGGCATTGGACTTCACAGCGGGAAGCAGGTGGAGTTGGTGTTGCGTCCCGCGGCCGAGGACACTGGAATTCTCTTTGCTCTACGCAATGGTTCCGGTTCCACCTTTTTGACTCCCGCTCCGTCTTTGGTTGTTGAGACCAGTCTTGCTACTGTGCTGGGTGATGGTCGCGAAACCGTTGCTACTGTCGAACATCTCATGGCCGCAATTAACGGTATGGGTATTGATAATATTCAAATCGAAGTTTCAGGACGCGAATTGCCCATCATGGATGGTAGTGCTGCTTCTTTTGTTTATTTACTTAAGCAGGCCGGTATTCGTACATTGAGCAAGGCCCGTAAGGTCATGGCGATTAAGAAAAATATCGAATTTGAGCAAGATGGTAAATACATCAAGGCTCGTCCGTATGATGGGTTTCGTATCGATTATATTATAGATTTTGCCCATCCTCTTATTGGCCGCCAACAGATGGAACTTGAAATTACTCCTGACACATTCGCTAAGGAAGTTGCCAAGGCTCGCACGTTCGGTTTCTTGAAAGAAGTCGACTATCTGCATGCAAACGGTTTGGCTCTTGGTGGGTCTCTCGACAATGCAGTCGTCCTTGATGAATATGGTATTCTTAACGCAGAAGGTCTTCGTTTCAAGGATGAATTTGTTCGTCATAAGGTGCTGGATTTTGTCGGTGATATGGCGATTTTTGGTGCACCGATTCGTGGTCATTTTGAAGTGTTCGCTTCTGGTCACGCATTAAACAATTCCTTCCTGCGTCATTTGGATGAAAATAGGGATTTGTATTTGGAAGAGAAGGTGTTAACTCAGCCTCGTGTTGCTGAGGAGGTGTTTGGTGGCGATATTCTGGAACCAGCTACAGCCGTTGCTTAG